The following proteins come from a genomic window of Caloenas nicobarica isolate bCalNic1 chromosome 24, bCalNic1.hap1, whole genome shotgun sequence:
- the PDK2 gene encoding pyruvate dehydrogenase kinase, isozyme 2 isoform X2, with the protein MRLLRCLGKRAALAGVPTYIEHFSKFSPSPLSMKQFLDFGSSNACEKTSFTFLRQELPVRLANIMKEINLLPDRVLRTPSVQLVQSWYVQSLLDIMEFLDRDPEDQATLGQFTAALVTIRNRHNDVVPTMAQGVLEYKEAYGDDPVSNQNIQYFLDRFYLSRISIRMLLNQHTLLFNGSTNPAHPKHIGSIDPHCSVADVVRDAYNMSKLLCDKYYMCSPDLEIQEVNATSPQQPIRIVYVPSHLYHMLFELFKNAMRATVESHESSPRLPPVRVMVALGQEDLAIKMSDRGLGVPLRKIDHLFSYMYSTAPTPPLGDGGAPLVGAPRPVLAMGCPSPASTPGTSRGTCSSSPWRGSVLTHSST; encoded by the exons ATGCGGCTGCTGCGGTGCCTGGGCAAGCGGGCGGCGCTGGCCGGTGTCCCCACCTACATCGAGCACTTCAGCAAGTTCTCGCCTTCGCCGCTCTCCATGAAGCAGTTCCTGGACTTCG gcTCCAGCAATGCCTGTGAGAAGACGTCGTTCACGTTCCTGCGGCAGGAGCTGCCGGTGCGCCTGGCCAACATCATGAAGGAGATCAACCTGCTGCCGGACCGCGTCCTGCGCACGCCCTCGGTGCAGCTGGTGCAGAGCTG GTATGTCCAGAGCCTGCTAGACATCATGGAGTTCCTGGACAGGGACCCTGAGGACCAGGCCACCCTGGGACA GTTCACGGCCGCCCTGGTCACCATCCGCAACCGGCACAACGACGTGGTGCCCACCATGGCGCAGGGCGTGCTGGAGTACAAGGAGGCGTACGGGGACGACCCTGTGTCCAACCAGAACATCCAGTACTTTCTGGACCGCTTCTACCTGAGCCGCATCTCCATCCGCATGCTGCTCAACCAGCACA CACTGCTCTTCAATGGCAGCACCAACCCCGCGCACCCCAAGCACATCGGGAGCATCGACCCCCACTGCAGCGTGGCCGACGTGGTGAGAG acGCCTACAACATGTCCAAGCTCCTGTGTGACAAGTACTACATGTGCTCGCCCGACCTGGAGATCCAGGAGGTGAATG CcaccagcccccagcagcccaTCCGCATCGTCTACGTCCCCTCACATCTCTACCACATGCTCTTCGAGCTCTTCAAG AACGCCATGCGAGCCACCGTGGAGAGCCACGAGAGCAGCCCCCGCCTGCCGCCCGTCCGCGTCATGGTGGCCCTGGGCCAGGAGGACTTGGCCATCAAG ATGAGTGACCGGGGCCTGGGCGTCCCCCTGCGGAAGATCGACCATCTGTTCAGCTACATGTACTCCACCGCGCCCACCCCCCCGCTGGGTGACGGGGGGGCCCCCCTGGTAGGTGCCCCCCG GCCGGTTTTGGCTATGGGCTGCCCATCTCCCGCCTCTACGCCCGGTACTTCCAGGGGGACCTGCAGCTCTTCTCCATGGAGGGGTTCGGTACTGACGCACTCATCTACCTGA
- the SAMD14 gene encoding sterile alpha motif domain-containing protein 14 isoform X1 yields MSVSKLQDTDEVFDFTAVVPETPRLDTSLQKARARLLAKGRRHRPSRSRLRDSASSTEGDEGPEAAGAEGDSGPPAPSPFSRGAEFSFEVGGARRVLGEPPGPSPPLSRYRPLTDAWCQEGLAGPPSPKSCPSSDSSPGFTRPQRHSEDDSRDMSPPEPASPTVGLDKKTRRKFLDLGVTLRRASSSKSRREKSSNRLSMGSREVAEGPGRPSGSPFLPFSWFSDGARGLGSPSSASPAGSPRHEGLSPPKSASQDSTLSEDSPPPSASPHLPGPPSTKCSYPYHTLSQSSDEFPEEPPGAAAGWTCRQVGQWLEGLGLGHHGERFSAHGVDGTRLLRLDGAKLKALGVGSAQDRALLKRRLKELSAAAQRERKAQEKAEKQREKQKREQEQRRS; encoded by the exons ATGTCGGTCTCCAAACTGCAGGACACAGATGAGGTTTTCG ATTTTACCGCTGTGGTTCCAGAGACCCCGCGCCTGGACACCAGCCTGCAGAAGGCCCGAGCCCGGCTGCTGGCCAAGGGCCGCCGGCACCGGCCGTCGCGCTCCCGCCTGCGAGACAGCGCCAGCTCCACCGAGGGGGACGAGGGGCCCGAGGCTGCG ggagccGAGGGTGACAGTGGCCCCCCGGCCCCCTCGCCCTTCTCCCGCGGCGCCGAGTTCTCCTTCGAGGTGGGGGGGGCACGGCGGGTGCTGGGggagccccccggcccctcgCCCCCCCTCAGCCGCTACCGGCCCCTGACGGACGCCTGGTGCCAGGAGGGGCTGGCGGGCCCCCCCTCGCCCAAGTCCTGCCCCAGCTCCGACAGCTCGCCCGGCTTCACCCGGCCCCAGCGGCACAGCGAAG ATGACAGCCGGGACATGAGCCCCCCGGAGCCGGCCAGCCCCACCGTGGGGCTGGACAAGAAAACCCGGAGGAAGTTCCTGGATTTGGG GGTGACCCTGCGCCGGGCGTCCTCCAGCAAGAGCCGGCGGGAGAAGAGCAGCAACCGCCTGTCCATGGGCAGCAG ggaggtggcagAGGGTCCCGGCCGCCCCTCGGGGTCCCCGTTCCTGCCCTTCTCCTGGTTCTCGGACGGCGCGAGGGGCTTGGGCTCCCCCAGCTCCGCGTCCCCTGCCGGCTCGCCCCGCCACGAGGGGCTCAGCCCCCCCAAATCCGCCTCCCAG GACTCGACGCTGAGCGAGGACTCGCCGCCACCCAGCGCCAGCCCCCACCTGcccggcccccccagcaccAAGTGCTCCTACCCCTACCACACCCTGTCACAATCCTCGGACGAG TTCCCGGAGGAGCCGCCCGGCGCGGCCGCGGGCTGGACGTGCCGGCAGGTGGGGCAgtggctggaggggctgggccTGGGGCACCACGGCGAGCGGTTCTCGGCCCACGGCGTGGATGGGACGCGGCTGCTGCGCCTCGACGGGGCCAAGCTCAAg GCGCTGGGCGTGGGCAGCGCGCAGGACCGGGCGCTGCTGAAGCGGCGGCTGAAGGAGCTGAGCGCGGCCGCGCAGCGCGAGCGCAAGGCCCAGGAGAAGGCGGAGAAGCAGCGGGAGAAGCAGAAgcgggagcaggagcagcggcGGAGCTGA
- the SAMD14 gene encoding sterile alpha motif domain-containing protein 14 isoform X2, whose amino-acid sequence MSVSKLQDTDEVFETPRLDTSLQKARARLLAKGRRHRPSRSRLRDSASSTEGDEGPEAAGAEGDSGPPAPSPFSRGAEFSFEVGGARRVLGEPPGPSPPLSRYRPLTDAWCQEGLAGPPSPKSCPSSDSSPGFTRPQRHSEDDSRDMSPPEPASPTVGLDKKTRRKFLDLGVTLRRASSSKSRREKSSNRLSMGSREVAEGPGRPSGSPFLPFSWFSDGARGLGSPSSASPAGSPRHEGLSPPKSASQDSTLSEDSPPPSASPHLPGPPSTKCSYPYHTLSQSSDEFPEEPPGAAAGWTCRQVGQWLEGLGLGHHGERFSAHGVDGTRLLRLDGAKLKALGVGSAQDRALLKRRLKELSAAAQRERKAQEKAEKQREKQKREQEQRRS is encoded by the exons ATGTCGGTCTCCAAACTGCAGGACACAGATGAGGTTTTCG AGACCCCGCGCCTGGACACCAGCCTGCAGAAGGCCCGAGCCCGGCTGCTGGCCAAGGGCCGCCGGCACCGGCCGTCGCGCTCCCGCCTGCGAGACAGCGCCAGCTCCACCGAGGGGGACGAGGGGCCCGAGGCTGCG ggagccGAGGGTGACAGTGGCCCCCCGGCCCCCTCGCCCTTCTCCCGCGGCGCCGAGTTCTCCTTCGAGGTGGGGGGGGCACGGCGGGTGCTGGGggagccccccggcccctcgCCCCCCCTCAGCCGCTACCGGCCCCTGACGGACGCCTGGTGCCAGGAGGGGCTGGCGGGCCCCCCCTCGCCCAAGTCCTGCCCCAGCTCCGACAGCTCGCCCGGCTTCACCCGGCCCCAGCGGCACAGCGAAG ATGACAGCCGGGACATGAGCCCCCCGGAGCCGGCCAGCCCCACCGTGGGGCTGGACAAGAAAACCCGGAGGAAGTTCCTGGATTTGGG GGTGACCCTGCGCCGGGCGTCCTCCAGCAAGAGCCGGCGGGAGAAGAGCAGCAACCGCCTGTCCATGGGCAGCAG ggaggtggcagAGGGTCCCGGCCGCCCCTCGGGGTCCCCGTTCCTGCCCTTCTCCTGGTTCTCGGACGGCGCGAGGGGCTTGGGCTCCCCCAGCTCCGCGTCCCCTGCCGGCTCGCCCCGCCACGAGGGGCTCAGCCCCCCCAAATCCGCCTCCCAG GACTCGACGCTGAGCGAGGACTCGCCGCCACCCAGCGCCAGCCCCCACCTGcccggcccccccagcaccAAGTGCTCCTACCCCTACCACACCCTGTCACAATCCTCGGACGAG TTCCCGGAGGAGCCGCCCGGCGCGGCCGCGGGCTGGACGTGCCGGCAGGTGGGGCAgtggctggaggggctgggccTGGGGCACCACGGCGAGCGGTTCTCGGCCCACGGCGTGGATGGGACGCGGCTGCTGCGCCTCGACGGGGCCAAGCTCAAg GCGCTGGGCGTGGGCAGCGCGCAGGACCGGGCGCTGCTGAAGCGGCGGCTGAAGGAGCTGAGCGCGGCCGCGCAGCGCGAGCGCAAGGCCCAGGAGAAGGCGGAGAAGCAGCGGGAGAAGCAGAAgcgggagcaggagcagcggcGGAGCTGA
- the PPP1R9B gene encoding neurabin-2: MLRTEAGGGAAAGGGAPSGGVTGGGGLRSASPHRNAYEATIQALAPTKEADGEDSKKSRGKKYGSNVHRIKNMFLQMGTAPGPEGACDLAKAKEKPVRLSLPRASSLGDSVDQGSLLKLGTSVSERVSRFDSKPDKPFSKLQETRKIFERSPQEKATTTKLLLRKERAGFQDRKLDVVVRFNGSTESLDKLDTEAVSPTVSQLSAVFEKADLRNNLHKAPGRAGAPLSAKVVGKRPRVFLPSAEVGRSGDGHAAPARARLPEEEKAAGKGGRPAEKEAVAPRVQEVCKIKPVEVEESGEAEEEEEEATAAGEPVPITQPAKGAEGPVPTTPQLDGGPAAATGEDVKGERAEEGDGYEEAKKEDFSEADLVDISAYSGLGEDSGGSGLEEEDEAEGLYEPESGCVEIPGLSEEEEPVPNRKIQFSTAPIQVFSTYSNEDYDRRNEDVDPMAASAEYELEKRVERLDLFPVELEKDSEGLGISIIGMGAGADMGLEKLGIFVKTVTEGGAAHRDGRIQVNDLIVEVDGTSLVGVTQSFAASVLRNTKGRVRFLIGREKPGEQSEVAQLIQQTLEQERWQREMIEQRYTQYTEDDEETGEYATDEEEEMSPMFPSGEMAIEVFELAENEDTLSPVEMDPEKLVHKFKELQIKHAVTEAEIQQLKRKLQCLEQEKARWRAEKAQLEQSVEENKERMEKLEGYWMEAQNLCQAVDEHLKETQAQYQTLERKYSKAKRLIKEYQQKEIEFLKKETAQRRVLEESELAHKEEMEKLQEKISELEAKLQTLKNSNPT, from the exons ATGCTGAGGACGGAGgcaggcggcggggcggccgccggcggGGGGGCCCCCTCCGGCGGGGTGACGGGCGGTGGGGGTCTCCGGAGCGCGTCCCCCCACCGTAATGCCTATGAAGCCACCATCCAGGCCCTGGCGCCCACAAAGGAGGCTGACGGGGAAGACAGCAAGAAGAGCCGGGGTAAGAAGTATGGCTCCAACGTCCACCGCATCAAGAACATGTTCCTGCAGATGGGGACGGCACCCGGTCCCGAGGGCGCCTGCGACCTGGCCAAGGCCAAGGAGAAGCCCGTCCGTCTGTCCTTGCCCCGGGCCAGCAGCCTCGGTGACAGTGTGGACCAGGGCAGCCTCCTCAAGCTGGGCACCAGTGTCTCGGAGAGGGTCAGTCGCTTTGACTCCAAGCCCGACAAACCCTTCTCCAAGCTGCAGGAGACCCGCAAGATCTTCGAGAGGAGCCCGCAGGAGAAGGCCACCACCACCAAGCTGCTGCTGCGCAAGGAACGAGCCGGTTTCCAGGACCGTAAGCTGGACGTGGTGGTGAGGTTCAACGGCAGCACCGAGTCCTTGGACAAGCTGGACACTGAAGCCGTCTCGCCCACCGTCAGCCAGCTCAGCGCTGTCTTCGAGAAGGCCGACCTCCGCAACAACCTGCACAAGGCGCCAGGGCGCGCAGGGGCACCGCTCAGCGCCAAGGTGGTGGGCAAGCGGCCGCGGGTCTTCCTGCCCAGCGCCGAGGTCGGGCGGTCGGGCGATGGCCACGCTGCGCCGGCGCGGGCCAGGCTGCcggaggaggagaaggcggCGGGGAAGGGCGGCCGGCCGGCGGAGAAGGAGGCGGTCGCCCCCCGGGTGCAGGAGGTCTGCAAGATCAAGCCAGTGGAGGTGGAGGAGAGCGGCgaggctgaggaggaggaggaggaggcgacGGCGGCAGGTGAACCAGTGCCCATAACCCAACCGGCCAAGGGGGCCGAGGGGCCGGTGCCCACCACCCCCCAGCTGGACGGGGGCCCAGCGGCGGCCACGGGCGAGGATGTCAAGGGCGAGCGGGCCGAGGAAGGCGATGGCTACGAGGAGGCCAAGAAGGAGGACTTCTCCGAGGCGGACCTGGTGGACATAAGTGCCTACAGTGGGCTCGGGGAGGACTCGGGGGGCAgcgggctggaggaggaggacgaggccGAAGGGTTGTACGAGCCCGAGTCGGGCTGTGTGGAGATCCCCGGGCTGTCCGAGGAAGAGGAGCCCGTCCCCAACCGCAAGATCCAGTTCAGCACGGCCCCCATCCAG GTCTTCAGCACCTACTCCAACGAGGACTACGACCGCCGCAATGAGGATGTCGACCCCATGGCCGCCTCGGCCGAGTACGAGCTGGAGAAGCGGGTGGAGCGGCTCGACCTCTTCCCGGTGGAACTGGAGAAAG ACTCCGAAGGGCTGGGGATCAGCATCATCGGCATGGGTGCGGGTGCGGACATGGGCCTGGAGAAGTTGGGCATCTTCGTCAAGACGGTGACGGAGGGTGGGGCTGCCCACCGGGATGGCAG gatCCAGGTGAACGACCTCATCGTGGAGGTGGACGGCACCAGCCTGGTGGGGGTCACGCAGAGCTTCGCCGCCTCCGTTCTCAGGAACACCAAGGGCCGCGTCCG GTTCCTGATCGGGCGGGAGAAGCCAGGGGAGCAGAGCGAGGTGGCGCAGCTGATCCAGCAGACGCTGGAGCAGGAGCGGTGGCAGCGGGAGATGATCGAGCAGCGCTACACTCAGTACACGGAGGATGATGAGGAG ACGGGCGAGTACGCCACAGACGAAGAGGAGGAGATGAGCCCCATGTTCCCCAGTGGCGAGATGGCCATCGAGGTGTTCGAGCTGGCCGAGAATGAGGACACACTGTCCCCCGTGGAGATGGACCCCGAGAAGCTGGTGCACAAGTTCAAGGAG ctccagatCAAACACGCTGTCACCGAGGCCGAGATCcagcagctgaagaggaag ctgcagtgcctggagcaggagaaggcGCGCTGGAGGGCTGagaaggcacagctggagcagagcgTGGAGGAGAACAAGGAGCGGATGGAGAAGCTGGAGGGGTACTGGATGGAGGCGCAGAACCTCTGCCAGGCCGTGGACGAGCacctcaaggagacacaggcccAGTACCAGACCCTGGAGCGCAAGTACAGCAAGGCCAAGAGGCTCATCAAGGAGTACCAGCAAAA GGAGATCGAGTTCCTGAAGAAGGAGACGGCGCAGCGGCGGGTGCTGGAGGAGTCGGAGCTGGCGCacaaggaggagatggagaagctgcaggagaag atcTCCGAACTGGAGGCCAAGCTGCAGACTTTGAAAAATTCCAACCCGACCTAA
- the PDK2 gene encoding pyruvate dehydrogenase kinase, isozyme 2 isoform X1 — protein MRLLRCLGKRAALAGVPTYIEHFSKFSPSPLSMKQFLDFGSSNACEKTSFTFLRQELPVRLANIMKEINLLPDRVLRTPSVQLVQSWYVQSLLDIMEFLDRDPEDQATLGQFTAALVTIRNRHNDVVPTMAQGVLEYKEAYGDDPVSNQNIQYFLDRFYLSRISIRMLLNQHTLLFNGSTNPAHPKHIGSIDPHCSVADVVRDAYNMSKLLCDKYYMCSPDLEIQEVNATSPQQPIRIVYVPSHLYHMLFELFKNAMRATVESHESSPRLPPVRVMVALGQEDLAIKMSDRGLGVPLRKIDHLFSYMYSTAPTPPLGDGGAPLAGFGYGLPISRLYARYFQGDLQLFSMEGFGTDALIYLKALSTDSVERLPVYNKSAWRHYQASQDGGDWCVPSTEPKNASTYRVP, from the exons ATGCGGCTGCTGCGGTGCCTGGGCAAGCGGGCGGCGCTGGCCGGTGTCCCCACCTACATCGAGCACTTCAGCAAGTTCTCGCCTTCGCCGCTCTCCATGAAGCAGTTCCTGGACTTCG gcTCCAGCAATGCCTGTGAGAAGACGTCGTTCACGTTCCTGCGGCAGGAGCTGCCGGTGCGCCTGGCCAACATCATGAAGGAGATCAACCTGCTGCCGGACCGCGTCCTGCGCACGCCCTCGGTGCAGCTGGTGCAGAGCTG GTATGTCCAGAGCCTGCTAGACATCATGGAGTTCCTGGACAGGGACCCTGAGGACCAGGCCACCCTGGGACA GTTCACGGCCGCCCTGGTCACCATCCGCAACCGGCACAACGACGTGGTGCCCACCATGGCGCAGGGCGTGCTGGAGTACAAGGAGGCGTACGGGGACGACCCTGTGTCCAACCAGAACATCCAGTACTTTCTGGACCGCTTCTACCTGAGCCGCATCTCCATCCGCATGCTGCTCAACCAGCACA CACTGCTCTTCAATGGCAGCACCAACCCCGCGCACCCCAAGCACATCGGGAGCATCGACCCCCACTGCAGCGTGGCCGACGTGGTGAGAG acGCCTACAACATGTCCAAGCTCCTGTGTGACAAGTACTACATGTGCTCGCCCGACCTGGAGATCCAGGAGGTGAATG CcaccagcccccagcagcccaTCCGCATCGTCTACGTCCCCTCACATCTCTACCACATGCTCTTCGAGCTCTTCAAG AACGCCATGCGAGCCACCGTGGAGAGCCACGAGAGCAGCCCCCGCCTGCCGCCCGTCCGCGTCATGGTGGCCCTGGGCCAGGAGGACTTGGCCATCAAG ATGAGTGACCGGGGCCTGGGCGTCCCCCTGCGGAAGATCGACCATCTGTTCAGCTACATGTACTCCACCGCGCCCACCCCCCCGCTGGGTGACGGGGGGGCCCCCCTG GCCGGTTTTGGCTATGGGCTGCCCATCTCCCGCCTCTACGCCCGGTACTTCCAGGGGGACCTGCAGCTCTTCTCCATGGAGGGGTTCGGTACTGACGCACTCATCTACCTGAAG GCCCTGTCCACGGACTCGGTCGAGCGGCTGCCCGTGTACAACAAGTCTGCGTGGCGGCACTACCAGGCCAGCCAGGACGGGGGGGACtggtgtgtccccagcaccgAGCCCAAGAACGCCTCCACCTACCGTGTCCCATAG
- the PDK2 gene encoding pyruvate dehydrogenase kinase, isozyme 2 isoform X3, translating into MRLLRCLGKRAALAGVPTYIEHFSKFSPSPLSMKQFLDFGSSNACEKTSFTFLRQELPVRLANIMKEINLLPDRVLRTPSVQLVQSWYVQSLLDIMEFLDRDPEDQATLGQFTAALVTIRNRHNDVVPTMAQGVLEYKEAYGDDPVSNQNIQYFLDRFYLSRISIRMLLNQHTLLFNGSTNPAHPKHIGSIDPHCSVADVVRDAYNMSKLLCDKYYMCSPDLEIQEVNATSPQQPIRIVYVPSHLYHMLFELFKNAMRATVESHESSPRLPPVRVMVALGQEDLAIKMSDRGLGVPLRKIDHLFSYMYSTAPTPPLGDGGAPLAGFGYGLPISRLYARYFQGDLQLFSMEGFGTDALIYLKVGLCPVHGLGRAAARVQQVCVAALPGQPGRGGLVCPQHRAQERLHLPCPIGPPCRQPSHPRVSPGGVPAPQLCLSSLLGWLGNV; encoded by the exons ATGCGGCTGCTGCGGTGCCTGGGCAAGCGGGCGGCGCTGGCCGGTGTCCCCACCTACATCGAGCACTTCAGCAAGTTCTCGCCTTCGCCGCTCTCCATGAAGCAGTTCCTGGACTTCG gcTCCAGCAATGCCTGTGAGAAGACGTCGTTCACGTTCCTGCGGCAGGAGCTGCCGGTGCGCCTGGCCAACATCATGAAGGAGATCAACCTGCTGCCGGACCGCGTCCTGCGCACGCCCTCGGTGCAGCTGGTGCAGAGCTG GTATGTCCAGAGCCTGCTAGACATCATGGAGTTCCTGGACAGGGACCCTGAGGACCAGGCCACCCTGGGACA GTTCACGGCCGCCCTGGTCACCATCCGCAACCGGCACAACGACGTGGTGCCCACCATGGCGCAGGGCGTGCTGGAGTACAAGGAGGCGTACGGGGACGACCCTGTGTCCAACCAGAACATCCAGTACTTTCTGGACCGCTTCTACCTGAGCCGCATCTCCATCCGCATGCTGCTCAACCAGCACA CACTGCTCTTCAATGGCAGCACCAACCCCGCGCACCCCAAGCACATCGGGAGCATCGACCCCCACTGCAGCGTGGCCGACGTGGTGAGAG acGCCTACAACATGTCCAAGCTCCTGTGTGACAAGTACTACATGTGCTCGCCCGACCTGGAGATCCAGGAGGTGAATG CcaccagcccccagcagcccaTCCGCATCGTCTACGTCCCCTCACATCTCTACCACATGCTCTTCGAGCTCTTCAAG AACGCCATGCGAGCCACCGTGGAGAGCCACGAGAGCAGCCCCCGCCTGCCGCCCGTCCGCGTCATGGTGGCCCTGGGCCAGGAGGACTTGGCCATCAAG ATGAGTGACCGGGGCCTGGGCGTCCCCCTGCGGAAGATCGACCATCTGTTCAGCTACATGTACTCCACCGCGCCCACCCCCCCGCTGGGTGACGGGGGGGCCCCCCTG GCCGGTTTTGGCTATGGGCTGCCCATCTCCCGCCTCTACGCCCGGTACTTCCAGGGGGACCTGCAGCTCTTCTCCATGGAGGGGTTCGGTACTGACGCACTCATCTACCTGAAGGTGGGTCTCT GCCCTGTCCACGGACTCGGTCGAGCGGCTGCCCGTGTACAACAAGTCTGCGTGGCGGCACTACCAGGCCAGCCAGGACGGGGGGGACtggtgtgtccccagcaccgAGCCCAAGAACGCCTCCACCTACCGTGTCCCATAGGCCCCCCCTGCCGACAGCCCTCACACCCCcgggtgtccccggggggtgtcccagcaccccagctctgcctctcaTCGCTGTTGGGGTGGCTGGGAAACGTGTGA